The proteins below come from a single Triticum aestivum cultivar Chinese Spring chromosome 5D, IWGSC CS RefSeq v2.1, whole genome shotgun sequence genomic window:
- the LOC123120369 gene encoding uncharacterized protein isoform X1, with translation MTPEHDLIIDFWKRMVFSSTVHPLLVFQYVCSNLTDSSGIQGNLLMCTYSFGPYLKLTKSHAQAAPPAYGSVPNTLVIATCEIVKPRLAAAEHISQFNEDARSPFVKKYKTIIHSGESYVIECIELVRRWSFLMKLQAACLFIIYTIVGWIKENVHGSF, from the exons ATGACTCCTGAACATGATCTAATTATTGATTTTTGGAAAAGAATGGTGTTCTCCAGTACTGTTCATCCTCTTTTGGTGTTCCAATATGTATGCAGCAATTTGACTGATTCGAGTGGCATCCAAGGGAATTTATTAATGTGCACATATTCATTTGGTCCATATCTCAAATTAACAAAAAGCCACGCTCAAGCAGCACCACCT GCATATGGGAGTGTCCCTAATACCCTGGTTATTGCAACTTGTGAAATTGTCAAGCCACGGCTTGCAGCTGCAGAGCACATATCACAG TTCAATGAGGATGCACGATCACCTTTTGTAAAGAAATACAAGACTATCATTCACTCAGGAGAG AGTTATGTTATCGAATGCATAGAGTTAGTCAGAAGATGGAGCTTTCTGATGAAGCTACAAGCTGCCTGCCTTTTCATCATCTATACCATTGTGGGATGGATTAAAGAAAATGTACATGGGAGTTTCTGA
- the LOC123120369 gene encoding WD-40 repeat-containing protein MSI5 isoform X2, translated as MTPEHDLIIDFWKRMVFSSTVHPLLVFQYVCSNLTDSSGIQGNLLMCTYSFGPYLKLTKSHAQAAPPAYGSVPNTLVIATCEIVKPRLAAAEHISQFNEDARSPFVKKYKTIIHSGEITELE; from the exons ATGACTCCTGAACATGATCTAATTATTGATTTTTGGAAAAGAATGGTGTTCTCCAGTACTGTTCATCCTCTTTTGGTGTTCCAATATGTATGCAGCAATTTGACTGATTCGAGTGGCATCCAAGGGAATTTATTAATGTGCACATATTCATTTGGTCCATATCTCAAATTAACAAAAAGCCACGCTCAAGCAGCACCACCT GCATATGGGAGTGTCCCTAATACCCTGGTTATTGCAACTTGTGAAATTGTCAAGCCACGGCTTGCAGCTGCAGAGCACATATCACAG TTCAATGAGGATGCACGATCACCTTTTGTAAAGAAATACAAGACTATCATTCACTCAGGAGAG ATCACTGAACTTGAATAG